Proteins encoded within one genomic window of Hevea brasiliensis isolate MT/VB/25A 57/8 chromosome 8, ASM3005281v1, whole genome shotgun sequence:
- the LOC131182399 gene encoding NAC domain-containing protein 78-like, which produces MARGDSATSLAPGFRFHPTDEELVRYYLKRKVTNKPFRFDPIAVVDIYKTEPWDLPGKSKLKSRDLEWYFFSMLDKKYGNGSKTNRATEKGYWKTTGKDRPVRWNSRAVGMKKTLVYHLGRAPRGERTNWVMHEYRLTDEDLEKAGVVQDAFVLCRIFQKSGTGPKNGEQYGAPFVEEEWDDDEVVVVLPGEEMVMADEVILGEDVHVETNDLEQNFEGGVVSENAALSVNYYHGETSNYVEHSGNFSGDDQKPIIDQGETQYGSDLPDDQNLFSLPGQYEIDTKSVRHEYIAESSNSANTADDNFLLDEPFLDAIDNPLSSEGLFLEANDLSNPVEPDSTGDSTVFDMVDEYLNFFDANDDNLTFDPSELGCENAVSDQASLPEKDVNGGTEEVPTAIQKLLATHSNTDASPSKQQMPEATKIDSDMNYPFMKQASHMLGSIPAPSAFASEFPIKDAALQLNAAQPSSSIHVTARVIRIESITFSSSGTDWSFSKNGNVNVILSFGMLQDNISTTPTNLVPLGSLFTGKTWSLMSRSWFSLMCFWVLIVSVSIKIGICVCSK; this is translated from the exons ATGGCCCGTGGTGATTCAGCGACTTCACTAGCTCCTGGGTTCCGATTCCACCCAACTGATGAGGAACTTGTTCGCTACTACCTCAAACGGAAGGTTACTAATAAACCCTTCCGGTTCGATCCGATCGCTGTAGTCGACATCTACAAAACTGAGCCATGGGATCTCCCAG GTAAATCAAAGTTGAAGAGCAGGGATTTAGAGTGGTACTTTTTTAGTATGCTGGATAAGAAGTATGGCAATGGTTCCAAGACAAACCGGGCCACAGAGAAGGGATACTGGAAGACAACTGGGAAGGACCGGCCTGTCCGCTGGAACTCACGAGCCGTGGGGATGAAGAAGACCCTTGTGTACCATCTTGGGCGGGCTCCACGTGGTGAGCGTACCAATTGGGTAATGCACGAGTATCGCCTTACTGATGAGGATTTGGAGAAAGCTGGAGTTGTTCAA GATGCATTTGTGTTGTGTAGGATTTTCCAAAAGAGTGGAACAGGGCCAAAGAATGGAGAACAGTATGGGGCACCATTTGTTGAGGAAGAATGGGATGATGATGAAGTGGTGGTTGTATTACCTGGTGAGGAGATGGTGATGGCTGATGAAGTAATACTTGGTGAAGATGTACATGTGGAAACTAATGACCTTGAGCAG AATTTTGAGGGTGGAGTTGTGTCTGAAAATGCTGCCCTTTCTGTGAACTACTACCATGGAGAAACAAGCAACTATGTGGAGCACTCTGGAAACTTCAGTGGAGATGATCAAAAGCCTATAATTGACCAGGGGGAAACTCAGTATGGTTCTGATCTTCCAGATGACCAAAACTTATTCAGTTTACCTGGACAATATGAGATTGATACAAAATCAGTAAGACATGAATATATTGCTGAATCTAGTAACAGTGCTAATACTGCTGATGACAATTTCCTGCTTGATGAGCCATTCTTGGATGCCATTGACAATCCTTTATCCAGTGAAGGATTATTCCTGGAAGCTAATGATCTTTCAAATCCTGTGGAGCCAGACTCTACTGGAGATTCTACTGTTTTTGACATGGTTGACGAGTACCTCAATTTCTTTGATGCTAATGATGACAATCTGACTTTTGATCCTTCTGAACTTGGGTGCGAAAATGCTGTTTCCGATCAAGCTTCTCTACCTGAGAAG GATGTAAATGGAGGAACTGAGGAAGTGCCAACAGCAATCCAAAAACTATTAGCAACACACAGTAACACTGATGCATCCCCCTCAAAGCAACAAATGCCAGAGGCAACAAAGATTGACTCAG ATATGAACTATCCGTTCATGAAGCAGGCCAGTCACATGTTGGGCAGCATTCCTGCACCTTCTGCGTTTGCTTCTGAGTTCCCTATCAAGGATGCAGCTCTACAGTTAAATGCGGCCCAACCATCCAGCTCAATTCATGTTACTGCTCGTGTCATTAGAATAGAAAGCATTACTTTTAGTAGCAGTGGTACAGACTGGTCATTTAGCAAGAATGGGAATGTCAATGTCATCCTCTCTTTTGGCATGTTGCAAGACAATATTAGTACAACTCCAACCAATTTGGTGCCATTGGGGAGCTTATTCACAGGCAAGACATGGTCTCTGATGTCGCGGAGCTGGTTCTCCCTGATGTGCTTCTGGGTCCTAATTGTTTCAGTGAGCATTAAAATTGGAATCTGTGTTTGTAGCAAGTAA